One Electrophorus electricus isolate fEleEle1 chromosome 13, fEleEle1.pri, whole genome shotgun sequence DNA segment encodes these proteins:
- the LOC113578391 gene encoding ubiquitin thioesterase OTUB2, whose translation MDESKLISPKESISAQFLEETGAPNKFQDNCHEFECIRRVKGDGNCFYRALCFQLLESLLSNESDMQRFKDKLIRGQQELLTAGFDESTFKDFLSTFLSVLDQLEADGCEETLLGLFNDQATSDSMVRYLRLFTSAHLQNHADFFQHFVEAPNLKVYCTQEVEAMGMESDHVEILALSQALDISLCIISVEGSDGHLVYHNITGGSSSSLYLLYKTFHYDILYKHRDNQQPSFQEDF comes from the exons ATGGATGAGTCCAAATTAATTTCACCCAAAGAGTCTATTTCAGCTCAGTTCTTGGAAGAGACAGGAGCTCCTAACAAATTTCAG GACAATTGCCATGAGTTTGAATGTATTCGCAGAGTAAAAGGAGATGGGAATTGCTTTTACAGGGCCCTGTGCTTCCAACTTCTAGAATCACTGCTGAGTAATGAAAGTGATATGCAAAG ATTTAAGGACAAACTGATAAGAGGTCAACAAGAGCTGTTAACTGCAGGGTTTGATGAAAGTACCTTTAAGGATTTCCTTAGTACT TTTCTCAGTGTATTGGATCAACTTGAAGCAGATGGCTGTGAAGAGACTCTTCTGGGGCTCTTTAATGATCAGGCTACCTCAGACAGCATGGTGAGGTACCTGAGGctcttcacctcagcacacctGCAGAACCACGCTGATTTCTTCCAACACTTTGTGGAGGCCCCCAATTTAAAAGTTTACTGTACTCAG GAAGTCGAAGCCATGGGCATGGAGAGTGACCATGTAGAGATTCTGGCTCTGTCTCAAGCACTGGACATTAGTCTATGTATTATATCTGTGGAGGGCAGTGATGGTCATCTTGTATACCACAACATCACAGGAGGATCCAGCTCTTCCCTGTACCTTCTCTACAAGACATTTCACTATGACATTCTCTACAAGCATCGAGATAACCAACAGCCGAGCTTTCAAGAGGATTTTTAA
- the si:ch1073-416d2.4 gene encoding coiled-coil domain-containing protein 42 homolog, producing MDMPLPLNMDDPRLQLKVENRLKNIFVTQLEDVSLLHKKEHDENVRHIPVITESSSRVLDTGVNTLQRTLVLKKQVHLDEVNRQLMQKEQEFKGHMQALEQKWSQLQHKQQETKDKAAKFEKFVEENEVKRCRALKKYQVQRKQNQLMEKDISDLSAQLEQLQIRHQRLKARVDKHKIYEDYLMKILDLLPEKYLEYGAESLVMPIIRRHETLSITQQDLLQRLASVTKELDEGQHKLDSLKQEHNTSKLMTNKELSELQTQWDQIVEKNKQLEMTQHIHQGRSRDKAEETGSLVIAVKHLGQQCYLQHYGPLEDMDMLVMMDMIKEFIVEKVDMERRALRLTASGSEMMKGSANRRREGSEVARNASSKVHLKSTSKASGKSDSLSSSKTMQ from the exons ATGGATATGCCTCTCCCTTTGAACATGGATGACCCGCGTTTACAATTGAAAGTGGAAAATAgactaaaaaatatttttgtaacgCAATTAGAGGACGTCAG TCTTCTTCATAAGAAAGAACACGATGAGAATGTCAGACACATTCCTGTCATAACAGAG TCTTCAAGTAGAGTATTGGATACAGGTGTCAACACACTTCAGAGGACTCTAGTGCTAAAGAAGCAGGTACATTTGGATGAAGTGAACAGGCAGTTAATGCAGAAAGAGCAGGAGTTCAAAGGCCACATGCAGGCCTTGGAACAAAAATGGTCACAGcttcaacacaaacagcaagaa acAAAAGATAAAGCAGCAAAATTTGAGAAGTTTGTGGAGGAAAATGAGGTGAAGCGATGCCGTGCCTTGAAGAAATACCAGGTGCAGAGAAAGCAGAATCAGCTGATGGAGAAAGATATCTCAGATCTCTCTGCACAACTAGAACAGCTTCAGATCAG GCATCAACGTCTAAAAGCAAGGGTAGATAAACATAAGATTTACGAAGACTATTTGATGAAGATTCTGGATTTACTTCCAGAGA AATATCTAGAATATGGGGCTGAATCCTTGGTGATGCCCATCATCAGACGCCATGAGACCCTGTCCATCACTCAGCAAGACTTGTTGCAGCGCCTGGCCAGCGTGACCAAAGAACTGGATGAAGGCCAACACAAACTGGACTCTCTCAAACAAGAGCACAACACAAGCAAACTG aTGACTAATAAAGAGTTATCAGAGCTGCAGACCCAATGGGATCAAATTGTAGAGAAGAATAAACAACTGGAGATGACCCAACACATTCACCAGGGCCGGTCCCGAGACAAG GCTGAGGAGACGGGGAGTCTTGTGATAGCTGTGAAACATCTCGGGCAGCAGTGCTACCTGCAACACTATGGACCTTTGGAAGATATGGACATGCTGGTTATGATGGATATGATAAAG GAGTTCATTGTGGAGAAGGTAGATATGGAGAGAAGGGCACTGCGGCTGACAGCCTCAGGCTCTGAGATGATGAAGGGCAGTGCCAATAGGAGAAGAGAAGGATCTGAGGTGGCCAGAAATGCCTCCAGTAAAGTCCACCTGAAGAGCACCAGCAAGGCTAGTGGGAAAAGTGACTCGCTCAGCTCTTCCAAGACAATGCAATGA